In the Hordeum vulgare subsp. vulgare chromosome 7H, MorexV3_pseudomolecules_assembly, whole genome shotgun sequence genome, one interval contains:
- the LOC123412939 gene encoding probable mitochondrial saccharopine dehydrogenase-like oxidoreductase At5g39410: MSPPVPAGPETFDVVIFGASGFTGKYVIREALKFLPPNASPLRTLALAGRSRERVAAALSWAASPGPAPDVPILIADASDPASLAAVTARARVLLSCAGPFRLHGRQVAAACAEAGAHCLDISGEPEFMERVEADLHEVAAKNGSLIVSACGFASTVADLGFLFHSRQWTPPSAPVSVVAYVNLESSAGKMVGNFATFESAVLGVANISQLQELRRSRPRPAKPSIPGPPPPIGTLMIEHDKALGLWAMKLPSADTVVVKRTLAKLTEHPEGLPCLDETSDSEKHRKEFWSSIKPAHFGVKIGSRSILGLVWCLSTAIFVGILAGFSFGRSLLLKFPEFFSLGFFRKTGPTEEEVSSASFKTWFVGRGYNDLARASERGSKPDKEIVTRVSGPEIGYITTSIILVQCALVLLGQRGNLPKGGVYTPGVVFGPTDLQKRLEENGLSFNLISTRTIPSDLQAHAS; this comes from the exons ATGTCGCCGCCAGTGCCTGCAGGGCCGGAGACGTTCGACGTCGTCATCTTCGGGGCCTCGGGCTTCACCGGCAAGTACGTCATCCGCGAGGCCCTCAAGTTCCTGCCCCCCAACGCTTCCCCGCTCCGCACCCTCGCGCTAGCTGGCCGCAGCCGGGAACGCGTCGCCGCCGCGCTCAGCTGGGCCGCCTCGCCGGGGCCCGCCCCCGACGTCCCCATCCTCATCGCTGATGCCTCCGACCCGGCCTCTCTCGCCGCGGTCACCGCGCGGGCGCGTGTCCTGCTCTCCTGCGCGGGCCCCTTCCGCCTCCACGGCCGCCAGGTGGCTGCGGCCTGCGCGGAAGCAGGGGCCCACTGCCTCGACATCTCCGGCGAGCCCGAGTTCATGGAGCGCGTGGAGGCCGACCTCCACGAGGTCGCCGCCAAGAACGGGTCGCTGATTGTCTCCGCCTGCGGCTTTGCCTCCACCGTTGCGGACCTGGGGTTCTTGTTCCACTCCAGGCAGTGGACGCCGCCGTCGGCGCCGGTGAGCGTCGTCGCGTATGTCAACCTGGAGTCCTCGGCTGGAAAGATGGTCGGGAACTTCGCCACGTTTGAGTCGGCCGTTCTCGGTGTGGCCAACATCAGCCAGCTGCAAGAGCTGCGCCGATCCCGGCCAAGGCCGGCGAAGCCCAGT ATTCCGGGTCCTCCGCCTCCCATAGGAACATTGATGATCGAGCATGACAAAGCACTAGGATTGTGGGCCATGAAGTTACCTTCTGCTGACACAGTGGTTGTGAAGAGAACACTAGCAAAATTGACAGAGCATCCCGAGGGCCTTCCTTGTTTGGACGAGACCTCAGATTCTGAGAAGCATAGGAAGGAATTTTGGTCCTCTATCAAACCTGCTCATTTCGGTGTGAAGATCGGCAGCCGTTCCATCCTGGGCCTTGTGTGGTGCCTGTCTACTGCAATTTTCGTCGGCATTCTTGCAGGTTTCTCCTTCGGCCGGTCTCTCTTGCTAAAATTCCCTGAGTTCTTCTCCCTGGGGTTTTTCAGAAAGACAGGACCGACAGAAGAGGAGGTCAGCAGCGCCTCGTTCAAAACGTGGTTCGTCGGCCGTGGCTACAACGATTTGGCCCGCGCATCTGAGCGTGGAAGCAAGCCAGACAAGGAAATCGTCACCAGAGTTTCAGGGCCAGAGATAGGGTACATCACGACTTCGATCATCCTCGTCCAGTGCGCCCTCGTCCTGCTTGGCCAGCGAGGCAATCTGCCGAAAGGTGGGGTGTACACGCCCGGCGTCGTCTTCGGACCAACGGATCTCCAGAAGCGCCTCGAGGAAAACGGCTTGTCGTTCAACCTCATCTCCACAAGGACCATCCCTTCAGATTTACAGGCTCATGCTTCCTAA
- the LOC123408145 gene encoding beta-1,3-galactosyltransferase GALT1-like — protein sequence MEVLGRPKNKGAARAGIRLSSLYQGYLAITILRVGAEGIHMTVDGKHVTSYAFREDLEPGFVGEVRIEGDIKLLYVLASGLATTEDFEHVADLEILKAPPVPTDKSIDIFIGIFSTENNFKRRMVVRRTWMQSDAVCSGKVAVRFFVGLHKNEVVNEELWNEGRTYGDIQLMPFVDYYSLILWKTIAICIYGTNVLSAKYVMKTDDDAFVRVDEILLSQRQVNISHGLLYGRVNSDSQPHRDPYSKWYITSEEWPEESYSPWAHGLGYIVSQDIAKEIYRKHKRGELQVFKLEDVAMGIWINEMKKEGFDVTYQNDGRILVEGCEDGYVVAHYQEPRQMMCLWDKFQKTK from the exons ATGGAGGTGCTCGGGCGGCCCAAGAACAAGGGCGCAGCACGGGCGGGGATCCGCCTCTCCTCTTTGTATCAAGGATATCTTGCTATAACAATTCTTCGTGTTGGAGCAGAGGGGATCCATATGACTGTAGATGGGAAACATGTCACTTCCTATGCATTTCGAGAG GATTTGGAGCCTGGGTTTGTTGGTGAAGTAAGGATTGAAGGAGATATTAAATTGTTGTATGTGCTAGCAAGTGGCTTGGCTACAACAGAGGACTTTGAGCATGTCGCTGACTTGGAAATATTGAAGGCTCCACCTGTCCCTACGGATAAATCCATTGATATTTTTATTGGGATATTCTCTACAGAAAATAATTTTAAACGCAGAATGGTGGTTCGAAGAACCTGGATGCAGTCCGATGCTGTCTGCTCAGGAAAAGTCGCAGTTCGGTTCTTTGTTGGCCTG cataaaaatgaggtggtgaacgaggagctctggaacgaAGGACGGACATATGGAGACATCCAATTGATGCCATTTGTTGATTATTACAGCTTGATTCTTTGGAAGACCATTGCTATTTGCATATATGGG ACAAATGTGCTTTCAGCCAAGTATGTTATGAAAACCGATGATGATGCTTTTGTTCGTGTAGATGAGATACTTTTGTCCCAGCGTCAAGTAAATATCAGCCATGGGCTGCTGTATGGCCGCGTCAATTCTGATTCTCAGCCTCATCGAGATCCGTACAGCAAGTGGTACATAACTTCAGAG GAATGGCCTGAAGAGAGCTATTCCCCATGGGCACATGGACTAGGATACATTGTATCTCAGGATATAGCAAAAGAAATTTACAGAAAACACAAAAGAGGGGAGCTACAG GTGTTCAAGCTGGAGGATGTGGCGATGGGAATATGGATCAATGAGATGAAGAAGGAAGGCTTCGATGTCACATACCAGAACGACGGAAGGATCTTGGTGGAAGGCTGTGAGGATGGGTATGTGGTTGCCCACTACCAGGAGCCTAGGCAGATGATGTGCCTCTGGGACAAATTCCAGAAAACAAAGTGA